The Accipiter gentilis chromosome 7, bAccGen1.1, whole genome shotgun sequence genome includes a region encoding these proteins:
- the PRMT7 gene encoding protein arginine N-methyltransferase 7 isoform X1: MMKTFCGRANPTTGAMEWLEEDEDYDYHQEIARSRYADMLHDKDRNTKYYQGIRAAVNRVKERGEKAIVLDIGTGTGLLSMMAASAGADFCYAVEVFKPMANAAVKIVEKNGFRDKIKVINKHSTEVTVGPDGDMQCRANILVTELFDTELIGEGALPTYEHAHKYLVQEGCEAVPHRATVYVQLVESKRMWSWNKLLPVHVEAEDGEKIIVSPSEMENCPGVPSVCDIQLNQMPSNDFTILSDVVTMFSVDFSKPVRSASTYYRVQLEPVKSGKAQIILSWWDIDMDPSGKINCSMAPYWVKSTSAFQWRDHWMQCVYFLPNEEPVLQGETVYLTACRDEYSVWYKLQKARGAEENKADVCVESPVCRCQAHLLWNRPRFGALNDQNRTCQYIKSLMKVLKTDSVCLCISDGSLLPVLAHYLGAKQVFTLENSSVACSVMEKFFKANHLDDKIKIIEAHPELLTTSHLEGKKISVLVGEPFFTTSLLPWHNLYFWYARTAVTSHLTNNVTVLPQSASLHMMIVEFQDLWRIRSPCGTCEGFDVQTMDDMIKNSLNFRESREAEPHPLWEYPCKSLSEPQEVLTFDFRKTVPQHGLGTEGSVNLLRKGKSHGAVLWMEYHLAADISVSTGLMQISNEKGNCEWNPHCKQAVYFFSSVIESETLSDLPSAVSYAINFDTKTGEIAMDFKLFGFSKVKGML, encoded by the exons ATGATGAAGACCTTTTGTGGAAGAGCTAATCCAACCACTGGTGCAATGGAGTGGTTAGAAGAGGATGAGGACTATGACTACCATCAGGAAATCGCAAG gtCACGCTATGCAGATATGCTTCATGATAAAGACAGA AATACAAAGTATTATCAAGGTATTCGTGCTGCAGTGAACAGAGTAAAAGAAAGAGGTGAGAAAGCAATTGTTCTAGACATAGGGACTGGCACAGGGCTCCTGTCTATGATGGCAGCTTCAGCAGGTGCAGATTTCTGCTATGCAGTTGAG GTTTTCAAGCCCATGGCTAATGCTGCTGTGAAGATAGTAGAGAAAAATGGTTTTCGTGACAAGATCAAGGTAATCAACAAGCACTCCACTGAAGTCACGGTTGGGCCAG ATGGAGATATGCAGTGTCGTGCAAACATCCTGGTAACAGAATTATTTGATACAGAGCTGATAGGAGAAGGAGCTTTACCAACCTACGAGCATGCACATAAATACCTTGTACAG GAAGGATGTGAGGCAGTGCCTCACAGGGCAACAGTGTACGTCCAATTAGTGGAATCCAAAAGAATGTGGTCCTGGAACAAACTGTTGCCTGTTCATGTCGAAGCAGAGGATGGTGAAAAAATTATTGTCTCCCCTTCAGAAATGGAGAACTGTCCAGGTGTTCCTTCTGTTTGTGATATCCAGCTGAACCAGATGCCATCGAATGACTTCACTATCCTTAGTGACGTGGTGACAATGTTCAG TGTGGATTTCAGTAAGCCAGTAAGGAGTGCTTCTACCTACTATAGAGTGCAGCTGGAGCCTGTAAAATCTGGCAAGGCACAAATCATACTTTCCTGGTGGGATATTGACATGGACCCCTCTGGGAAGATAAATTGCTCAATGGCTCCATACTGGGTAAAATCCACTTCTGCTTTCCAG TGGAGAGATCACTGGATGCAGTGTGtgtattttcttccaaatgagGAGCCAGTTCTCCAGGGTGAGACGGTATACCTGACTGCCTGTCGTGATGAGTACTCCGTGTGGTATAAGCTGCAGAAAGCCAG gggagcagaggagaaTAAAGCAGATGTTTGTGTTGAGAGTCCTGTTTGTAGGTGTCAGGCTCATCTTCTTTGGAATAGACCGCGCTTTGGGGCATTAAATGATCAGAACCGAACATGCCAATACATCAAGTCTTTGATGAAA GTTCTGAAAACAGATAGTGTTTGCCTCTGTATCAGTGATGGCAgtctgctgcctgtgctggctcACTATCTTGGAGCAAAGCAG GTGTTTACATTAGAAAACTCTTCTGTGGCCTGTTCTGTCATGGAAAAA ttttttaaagcaaatcatCTTGAcgataaaattaaaataatagaagCACATCCCGAGTTGCTGACGACTTCTCATTTGGAAGGCAAAAAG ATTTCTGTTCTTGTGGGAGAGCCATTCTTTACTACGAGTTTGTTGCCGTGGCATAACCTGTATTTCTGGTATGCTAGGACAGCTGTGACCAGTCACCTTACCAACAATGTCACCGTCCTACCTCAATCTGCATCTTTGCACATGATGATTGTGGAATTTCAG gactTATGGAGAATCCGGAGTCCATGTGGCACCTGTGAAGGTTTCGATGTCCAGACTATGGATGATATGATTAAA AATTCTCTGAATTTTAGGGAATCCAGGGAAGCAGAACCTCACCCTCTGTGGGAATATCCTTGCAAGTCACTCTCTGAGCCTCAGGAAGTTTTGACATTTGACTTCAGAAAGACTGTACCACAACATGGTCTTGGCACAGAGGGTTCCGTAAATCTTTTACG AAAAGGAAAGAGCCACGGAGCAGTTCTGTGGATGGAATATCATCTTGCTGCCGATATCTCTGTTAGTACAGGATTGATgcaaatttcaaatgaaaag GGAAACTGTGAATGGAATCCCCACTGCAAGCAAGCTGTCTATTTCTTCAGTTCTGTTATTGAATCAGAAACTCTGTCAGACCTTCCTAGTGCTGTCTCGTATGCTATAAATTTCGACACAAAGACAGGAGAGATTGCCATGGATTTTAAGCTATT TGGCTTCAGCAAAGTGAAAGGAATGCTATAA
- the SLC7A6OS gene encoding probable RNA polymerase II nuclear localization protein SLC7A6OS isoform X1, translating into MEAAAVLRVKRKRGGTEPAEALLLACKRLRTECGGAQPVERSLFKLVATVSSKNEPVQKYVQEVITRDKAAQSLQPSLGSTQRIIQELRSSKQVRRKENRYRVIASHRPNCTETVAPVINGKASIDGDGSDSEATEDASQKESGAVDKQSDCCGKFQLFDIEQEEEVVGDSSVIAANPQQKTDPDVILCNAVEMIRERLNVSEDGKEDHHEKEDEYVYDIYYMETSAPGWIQNILSVQPYREEYELVDDDHVPGEIYEDEDDENDENNWRNDYPDEDEFLPEEDGDGEKESEESFSDEDQCYRRRTWNKYRQEVLQEFGYDEIQDLDSD; encoded by the exons atggaggcggcggcggtgctGCGCGTCAAGCGGAAGCGCGGCGGGACGGAGCCGGCCGAGGCCCTGCTGCTCGCCTGCAAGCGGCTGCGCACGGAGTGCGGCGGCGCCCAGCCGGTGGAGAGGAGCCTCTTCAAGCTGGTGGCGACCGTGTCCTCCAAG AATGAACCAGTTCAGAAATATGTTCAAGAAGTGATCACTCGAGACAAAGCCGCTCAAAGTCTGCAACCCTCTTTAGGAAGCACTCAGCGAATCATACAGGAACTCCGCTCTTCCAAGCaagtgagaaggaaggaaaaccgTTATCGTGTGATAGCCAGCCATCGACCTAACTGTACTGAAACAGTTGCACCTGTCATAAATGGCAAGGCATCGATTGATGGTGATGGATCAGACTCTGAAGCAACGGAAGACGCTTCACAAAAGGAGAGTGGTGCTGTTGATAAGCAGTCGGACTGCTGTGGGAAATTCCAGTTGTTTGATATTGAACAAGAAGAGGAGGTGGTGGGAGACTCCAGTGTAATTGCTGCAAACCCACAG cAGAAGACTGATCCAGATGTGATTCTCTGCAATGCAGTAGAGATGATACGTGAGCGTTTAAATGTTTCTGAAGATGGTAAAGAAGACCACCATGAGAAAGAAGATGAGTATGTTTATGACATCTACTATATGGAAACATCAGCCCCTGGTTGGATCCAAAATATCCTTTCTGTACAGCCCTATAGAGAAGAATATGAACTG GTAGATGATGATCATGTTCCAGGGGAAATATatgaagatgaagatgatgaaaatgatgaaaataactGGCGTAATGATTATCCTGATGAAGACGAATTCTTACCCGAGGAAGATGGTGATGGAGAAAAAG AGTCTGAAGAGAGTTTCAGTGATGAGGACCAATGTTACAGAAGAAGAACATGGAACAAATACCGACAGGAGGTTCTACAGGAATTTGGATATGATGAGATCCAGGATTTGGATTCTGACTAA
- the PRMT7 gene encoding protein arginine N-methyltransferase 7 isoform X2, with product MMAASAGADFCYAVEVFKPMANAAVKIVEKNGFRDKIKVINKHSTEVTVGPDGDMQCRANILVTELFDTELIGEGALPTYEHAHKYLVQEGCEAVPHRATVYVQLVESKRMWSWNKLLPVHVEAEDGEKIIVSPSEMENCPGVPSVCDIQLNQMPSNDFTILSDVVTMFSVDFSKPVRSASTYYRVQLEPVKSGKAQIILSWWDIDMDPSGKINCSMAPYWVKSTSAFQWRDHWMQCVYFLPNEEPVLQGETVYLTACRDEYSVWYKLQKARGAEENKADVCVESPVCRCQAHLLWNRPRFGALNDQNRTCQYIKSLMKVLKTDSVCLCISDGSLLPVLAHYLGAKQVFTLENSSVACSVMEKFFKANHLDDKIKIIEAHPELLTTSHLEGKKISVLVGEPFFTTSLLPWHNLYFWYARTAVTSHLTNNVTVLPQSASLHMMIVEFQDLWRIRSPCGTCEGFDVQTMDDMIKNSLNFRESREAEPHPLWEYPCKSLSEPQEVLTFDFRKTVPQHGLGTEGSVNLLRKGKSHGAVLWMEYHLAADISVSTGLMQISNEKGNCEWNPHCKQAVYFFSSVIESETLSDLPSAVSYAINFDTKTGEIAMDFKLFGFSKVKGML from the exons ATGATGGCAGCTTCAGCAGGTGCAGATTTCTGCTATGCAGTTGAG GTTTTCAAGCCCATGGCTAATGCTGCTGTGAAGATAGTAGAGAAAAATGGTTTTCGTGACAAGATCAAGGTAATCAACAAGCACTCCACTGAAGTCACGGTTGGGCCAG ATGGAGATATGCAGTGTCGTGCAAACATCCTGGTAACAGAATTATTTGATACAGAGCTGATAGGAGAAGGAGCTTTACCAACCTACGAGCATGCACATAAATACCTTGTACAG GAAGGATGTGAGGCAGTGCCTCACAGGGCAACAGTGTACGTCCAATTAGTGGAATCCAAAAGAATGTGGTCCTGGAACAAACTGTTGCCTGTTCATGTCGAAGCAGAGGATGGTGAAAAAATTATTGTCTCCCCTTCAGAAATGGAGAACTGTCCAGGTGTTCCTTCTGTTTGTGATATCCAGCTGAACCAGATGCCATCGAATGACTTCACTATCCTTAGTGACGTGGTGACAATGTTCAG TGTGGATTTCAGTAAGCCAGTAAGGAGTGCTTCTACCTACTATAGAGTGCAGCTGGAGCCTGTAAAATCTGGCAAGGCACAAATCATACTTTCCTGGTGGGATATTGACATGGACCCCTCTGGGAAGATAAATTGCTCAATGGCTCCATACTGGGTAAAATCCACTTCTGCTTTCCAG TGGAGAGATCACTGGATGCAGTGTGtgtattttcttccaaatgagGAGCCAGTTCTCCAGGGTGAGACGGTATACCTGACTGCCTGTCGTGATGAGTACTCCGTGTGGTATAAGCTGCAGAAAGCCAG gggagcagaggagaaTAAAGCAGATGTTTGTGTTGAGAGTCCTGTTTGTAGGTGTCAGGCTCATCTTCTTTGGAATAGACCGCGCTTTGGGGCATTAAATGATCAGAACCGAACATGCCAATACATCAAGTCTTTGATGAAA GTTCTGAAAACAGATAGTGTTTGCCTCTGTATCAGTGATGGCAgtctgctgcctgtgctggctcACTATCTTGGAGCAAAGCAG GTGTTTACATTAGAAAACTCTTCTGTGGCCTGTTCTGTCATGGAAAAA ttttttaaagcaaatcatCTTGAcgataaaattaaaataatagaagCACATCCCGAGTTGCTGACGACTTCTCATTTGGAAGGCAAAAAG ATTTCTGTTCTTGTGGGAGAGCCATTCTTTACTACGAGTTTGTTGCCGTGGCATAACCTGTATTTCTGGTATGCTAGGACAGCTGTGACCAGTCACCTTACCAACAATGTCACCGTCCTACCTCAATCTGCATCTTTGCACATGATGATTGTGGAATTTCAG gactTATGGAGAATCCGGAGTCCATGTGGCACCTGTGAAGGTTTCGATGTCCAGACTATGGATGATATGATTAAA AATTCTCTGAATTTTAGGGAATCCAGGGAAGCAGAACCTCACCCTCTGTGGGAATATCCTTGCAAGTCACTCTCTGAGCCTCAGGAAGTTTTGACATTTGACTTCAGAAAGACTGTACCACAACATGGTCTTGGCACAGAGGGTTCCGTAAATCTTTTACG AAAAGGAAAGAGCCACGGAGCAGTTCTGTGGATGGAATATCATCTTGCTGCCGATATCTCTGTTAGTACAGGATTGATgcaaatttcaaatgaaaag GGAAACTGTGAATGGAATCCCCACTGCAAGCAAGCTGTCTATTTCTTCAGTTCTGTTATTGAATCAGAAACTCTGTCAGACCTTCCTAGTGCTGTCTCGTATGCTATAAATTTCGACACAAAGACAGGAGAGATTGCCATGGATTTTAAGCTATT TGGCTTCAGCAAAGTGAAAGGAATGCTATAA
- the SLC7A6OS gene encoding probable RNA polymerase II nuclear localization protein SLC7A6OS isoform X2, translated as MEAAAVLRVKRKRGGTEPAEALLLACKRLRTECGGAQPVERSLFKLVATVSSKNEPVQKYVQEVITRDKAAQSLQPSLGSTQRIIQELRSSKQVRRKENRYRVIASHRPNCTETVAPVINGKASIDGDGSDSEATEDASQKESGAVDKQSDCCGKFQLFDIEQEEEVVGDSSVIAANPQKTDPDVILCNAVEMIRERLNVSEDGKEDHHEKEDEYVYDIYYMETSAPGWIQNILSVQPYREEYELVDDDHVPGEIYEDEDDENDENNWRNDYPDEDEFLPEEDGDGEKESEESFSDEDQCYRRRTWNKYRQEVLQEFGYDEIQDLDSD; from the exons atggaggcggcggcggtgctGCGCGTCAAGCGGAAGCGCGGCGGGACGGAGCCGGCCGAGGCCCTGCTGCTCGCCTGCAAGCGGCTGCGCACGGAGTGCGGCGGCGCCCAGCCGGTGGAGAGGAGCCTCTTCAAGCTGGTGGCGACCGTGTCCTCCAAG AATGAACCAGTTCAGAAATATGTTCAAGAAGTGATCACTCGAGACAAAGCCGCTCAAAGTCTGCAACCCTCTTTAGGAAGCACTCAGCGAATCATACAGGAACTCCGCTCTTCCAAGCaagtgagaaggaaggaaaaccgTTATCGTGTGATAGCCAGCCATCGACCTAACTGTACTGAAACAGTTGCACCTGTCATAAATGGCAAGGCATCGATTGATGGTGATGGATCAGACTCTGAAGCAACGGAAGACGCTTCACAAAAGGAGAGTGGTGCTGTTGATAAGCAGTCGGACTGCTGTGGGAAATTCCAGTTGTTTGATATTGAACAAGAAGAGGAGGTGGTGGGAGACTCCAGTGTAATTGCTGCAAACCCACAG AAGACTGATCCAGATGTGATTCTCTGCAATGCAGTAGAGATGATACGTGAGCGTTTAAATGTTTCTGAAGATGGTAAAGAAGACCACCATGAGAAAGAAGATGAGTATGTTTATGACATCTACTATATGGAAACATCAGCCCCTGGTTGGATCCAAAATATCCTTTCTGTACAGCCCTATAGAGAAGAATATGAACTG GTAGATGATGATCATGTTCCAGGGGAAATATatgaagatgaagatgatgaaaatgatgaaaataactGGCGTAATGATTATCCTGATGAAGACGAATTCTTACCCGAGGAAGATGGTGATGGAGAAAAAG AGTCTGAAGAGAGTTTCAGTGATGAGGACCAATGTTACAGAAGAAGAACATGGAACAAATACCGACAGGAGGTTCTACAGGAATTTGGATATGATGAGATCCAGGATTTGGATTCTGACTAA